One bacterium genomic window, TCCGGTCTTGGCCAAGCACGTCTCCGACAAGATCGAAAAGCTCTACAAACGCTACTCGATCCAGGACCGCCTCACCGTGATCGGCCACAGCAAGGGTGGATTGATCGGCCGCTGTTACGTCCAGAACTTTGAAGGCCATCGCCGGGTCAAGCAGCTCATCACCCTGGGCACGCCCCACAACGGCAATCCCTGGGCCATGCTCGGCCTGCTCACTCCGCTGGCCTTCCTCACCGAGAGCATCCGCCAGATGACGCCGATGTCGCCCTTCATCCGGCGGATCAACCGCGAGGCCTGGCCCAAGGGCGTCAAGCTGGTCTCGGTCTTCTCCAAGGGCGACAACGTCTGCCCCCATCCCAGCCCGGTCTTGCCGGAGAGTCCCGACGTCAAGAACATCGAGCTCAGCGACGTCGGCCACGTCGAATTTTTGATGAAGAAGCGGGTCTATTGGATCATTCGGCGGGAGCTTCTCGCTCAAACAATTTCTCCAGCGCGGACACTACTTCCGCGCAAAAAACAAAAATCACGCTCCAGTAATAAATCCAAAGCACAAGTATGACCAGGATGGTCAGAGAGCCGTAGACGAAGCTGTAGCGCTCGATGGCCCAGACCATGTACCAGCGGAACAGCACCCGGGCGACCAGGGTCAGGACGCCGAACAACAGCCCGCCCAGGAGAATCTCTTTGGAGTGCATGTCGCGGTTGGGCACCACCCGGACCAGCAGGAAGAAGATCACCACGTGGGCGATGAAGTAGGCGACGTCGCCGCGGAACCAGGCGAAAAGCTCGCCGGGCACGCCGAAACGCTCCGGCAGCAGAGTGGTGAGCAGGTTGACCTGGCTCGGGACGAAGAAGAGCAAGGCGGTGAAAAAGATCAAGCCGATCGAGAGGGCCCGGCTGTGCCAGAAGTTGCGCTTCTTGCCGCTCTTCAGGACCTTGTCGAGGAGATGCTCGATGTTGGTGAAGAGAAAGGAAGCGACGAAAAAGAGGAAGGCGATCCCGATCCAGCCGCTGGTCAGCTTCTTGTCGACCAGGCTGCGCAGCAAGGTCATGAAATCGGGCCCGGCGCTGGGGATGGTCATCTCGACCCAGGCGCTGATCTGCTGGAAGAAGGATTCGGACTGGCCGATCAGGTGGCCGACCACCGAGATGACGATCAGGATCAGCGGCGTCGCGCAGAGGATGGTGAAGAAGGCCAGGCTGGCCGAAAGGTTGAAGCCGTCGTCG contains:
- a CDS encoding alpha/beta fold hydrolase; its protein translation is MGLKGLQRYIRRIGRQTESTVNYFRLAFEGNKVERLTNFESVRNPVLLLHGYGGTRRVLHLLEKRLRRDDFSVFSLNLGGIFDTFNTKPIPVLAKHVSDKIEKLYKRYSIQDRLTVIGHSKGGLIGRCYVQNFEGHRRVKQLITLGTPHNGNPWAMLGLLTPLAFLTESIRQMTPMSPFIRRINREAWPKGVKLVSVFSKGDNVCPHPSPVLPESPDVKNIELSDVGHVEFLMKKRVYWIIRRELLAQTISPARTLLPRKKQKSRSSNKSKAQV
- a CDS encoding YihY/virulence factor BrkB family protein, whose protein sequence is MERISQSARNIYRVFRIAFHEFGVDDGFNLSASLAFFTILCATPLILIVISVVGHLIGQSESFFQQISAWVEMTIPSAGPDFMTLLRSLVDKKLTSGWIGIAFLFFVASFLFTNIEHLLDKVLKSGKKRNFWHSRALSIGLIFFTALLFFVPSQVNLLTTLLPERFGVPGELFAWFRGDVAYFIAHVVIFFLLVRVVPNRDMHSKEILLGGLLFGVLTLVARVLFRWYMVWAIERYSFVYGSLTILVILVLWIYYWSVIFVFCAEVVSALEKLFEREAPAE